The Petrotoga olearia DSM 13574 genome has a window encoding:
- a CDS encoding prephenate dehydrogenase — MLFDTAIIVGTGLIGTSLALAFKETKEISNIIGYDTDNNSLKAALKLGAIDEPAKISDISTVDLIIFATPVESINIILRDTIDLIKEDTVVTDVGSTKYEIIKLFDCFKNKKINFIGGHPLAGSEKSGPLNAKADLFKDKYYILVKSVNCDQIYFNKFERLISKIGAVPIKLDAETHDEILSVTSHLPQVISYYLVKTLMDLKEDNENYLKLVGTGFKDTTRLSKSDPQMWIDIFKQNKNNILTAIENFEKELNTFKKDLIEDKYSEIKDDLIKISNFGF; from the coding sequence ATGTTATTTGACACCGCGATAATCGTTGGCACTGGTTTAATTGGAACTTCATTAGCTTTAGCATTTAAAGAAACTAAAGAAATAAGTAATATCATAGGCTACGATACCGATAATAATTCTTTAAAAGCAGCTTTAAAGTTAGGAGCTATTGATGAACCAGCAAAAATATCAGATATTTCAACAGTGGATTTAATAATTTTTGCAACTCCGGTAGAAAGTATAAATATAATTTTACGTGATACAATTGATCTAATAAAAGAAGATACCGTTGTAACTGATGTTGGAAGTACTAAATATGAAATTATTAAGCTGTTTGATTGTTTTAAAAATAAAAAAATCAATTTTATAGGGGGTCATCCATTGGCAGGATCCGAAAAGTCCGGCCCTTTAAATGCAAAAGCGGATTTATTCAAGGACAAATATTATATATTGGTTAAAAGCGTAAATTGTGACCAAATATATTTTAATAAGTTTGAAAGATTAATTTCAAAAATTGGAGCTGTTCCAATAAAATTAGATGCTGAAACTCACGATGAAATTCTATCAGTAACAAGCCATTTGCCGCAGGTTATTTCTTATTATCTGGTAAAAACTCTCATGGATTTAAAAGAAGATAATGAAAATTATCTAAAATTAGTCGGGACTGGCTTTAAAGACACCACAAGGCTGTCGAAAAGCGATCCCCAAATGTGGATCGACATATTCAAACAGAATAAAAATAATATACTCACCGCAATAGAGAATTTCGAAAAAGAGTTAAATACCTTCAAGAAGGACCTAATAGAAGATAAATACAGCGAAATAAAAGATGATTTGATCAAAATAAGTAATTTTGGATTTTGA
- a CDS encoding anthranilate synthase component II codes for MILLIDNYDSFTYNIHQTACKFDEVLVYRNDKLTLKDIEMLKPSHIIISPGPGVPKDAGISIEIIKYFKGVIPILGICLGHQCIAEAFNGKVVRAKEIFHGKTSKIYIKEKENIFKGIDSPFEATRYHSLIVSNEMFPKELKITALTQDGEIMALRHNTCQIYGVQFHPESILTTVGPKLIKNFINIKVERGVTYV; via the coding sequence ATGATTCTTTTGATAGACAATTACGACTCATTCACGTACAACATCCATCAAACTGCTTGTAAGTTCGATGAAGTTTTAGTTTATAGAAACGACAAACTAACCCTAAAAGATATTGAAATGCTCAAACCTTCTCACATAATAATTTCTCCAGGACCAGGTGTTCCCAAGGATGCTGGAATTTCCATCGAAATTATTAAGTATTTTAAGGGGGTTATTCCAATTCTTGGAATCTGTTTAGGTCATCAGTGCATTGCAGAGGCTTTCAATGGAAAGGTTGTCAGAGCAAAAGAGATATTCCATGGAAAAACTTCTAAGATTTATATTAAAGAAAAGGAGAATATATTTAAAGGTATAGATAGCCCCTTTGAAGCTACTAGATACCATTCACTTATCGTATCAAACGAGATGTTCCCGAAAGAATTAAAAATAACCGCTCTTACACAAGACGGAGAAATTATGGCATTAAGACACAATACTTGCCAAATATATGGGGTACAATTCCATCCAGAATCTATATTAACAACAGTAGGACCAAAATTGATAAAAAATTTCATAAATATAAAAGTTGAAAGGGGTGTCACATATGTTTAA
- the trpD gene encoding anthranilate phosphoribosyltransferase: MFNYYLQKVVKGENLDLDEMKQAMAMIMEGKVTHSQLSGFLVALHMKGETVEEITASAKVMKEKAIPIYIESCELMDTCGTGGDAKGTFNISTAVAFILAAAGVAVAKHGNRSVSSKSGSADVLESLGVNISLPPSSVERCLKEINIAFLFAQDFHKATKHAAVPRKELGIRTIFNVLGPLTNPANVKYQLMGIYDPNLVYPIAKVLNNLGVKRAMVVHGAGGIDEFSLSGKNKVAFLNEGKIEKLEISPEDLGLKEFSIQEIQGGSSEENRRIILNIFNGEMGPKRDVVVLNSAAGLYVANKVNSLEEGITYAQEIIDSKKAMAKLEEMVEFTNFLSLQAKTS; this comes from the coding sequence ATGTTTAATTACTATCTTCAAAAAGTAGTAAAAGGAGAAAATCTAGACCTAGATGAGATGAAACAAGCGATGGCGATGATTATGGAAGGTAAAGTAACTCACAGCCAACTTTCTGGTTTTTTAGTTGCTCTGCATATGAAGGGAGAAACAGTAGAAGAAATTACCGCAAGTGCAAAGGTTATGAAGGAAAAAGCAATACCAATTTATATCGAAAGCTGCGAACTCATGGATACTTGTGGAACAGGTGGAGATGCTAAAGGGACGTTCAATATTTCTACCGCTGTAGCTTTTATCTTGGCAGCAGCTGGGGTAGCTGTTGCGAAACACGGCAACAGATCTGTGTCAAGTAAAAGTGGTAGCGCAGATGTTTTAGAATCTCTAGGAGTCAATATATCTTTGCCTCCTTCTTCAGTTGAAAGATGCTTGAAAGAGATAAATATAGCCTTTCTTTTTGCTCAAGATTTTCATAAAGCTACTAAACACGCTGCTGTACCGAGAAAAGAATTAGGAATAAGGACAATTTTTAACGTCTTGGGGCCTTTAACGAATCCTGCAAATGTAAAATATCAATTAATGGGCATATACGATCCAAACTTAGTTTACCCTATTGCAAAAGTTTTGAACAACCTGGGAGTGAAAAGGGCGATGGTTGTTCACGGAGCGGGGGGCATAGATGAATTTTCACTGTCAGGTAAGAATAAAGTGGCGTTTTTAAATGAAGGCAAGATAGAAAAGTTAGAAATATCCCCAGAAGATTTAGGGTTGAAAGAGTTTAGCATACAAGAGATTCAAGGCGGAAGCTCAGAAGAAAATAGAAGAATCATCTTAAACATATTTAACGGGGAAATGGGGCCAAAAAGGGATGTAGTCGTTTTAAATTCAGCGGCAGGATTATACGTGGCAAACAAGGTCAACAGTTTAGAAGAGGGGATCACCTATGCCCAAGAGATTATTGACAGCAAAAAAGCAATGGCAAAATTGGAAGAGATGGTAGAGTTTACTAACTTTCTATCTTTACAAGCAAAAACTTCGTGA
- the trpA gene encoding tryptophan synthase subunit alpha has protein sequence MNKINEVFKNNKALIIYVTAGDPSLEATKEIILELNKDGVDIIEVGIPFSDPLADGPIIQRASQKALKNGVTLKKIFETLDEIKENITCPLVLMGYYNSILNYGIDNFITDAGNTGISGVIIPDLPFDEEEEFYAKIKENGIDPILLVAPNTSEERLKEISKVCSGFLYCVSIMGVTGDSQAPIEHLKEYSQRVRKYIDLPLAIGFGIDSPEKVKNIIDYFDGIIVGSALVKIIDENSDDKAKMLKEIKSFIKSLKIW, from the coding sequence ATGAACAAAATCAATGAAGTTTTTAAAAATAACAAGGCATTAATCATCTATGTAACAGCCGGAGATCCCAGCTTAGAAGCTACAAAAGAAATTATATTAGAATTGAACAAAGATGGTGTTGATATTATCGAAGTGGGGATACCTTTTTCTGATCCTTTAGCTGATGGGCCGATAATTCAAAGAGCAAGCCAAAAAGCTTTGAAAAATGGTGTTACACTAAAAAAAATTTTTGAAACCTTGGATGAAATAAAAGAAAATATTACTTGCCCACTCGTTTTAATGGGTTATTACAACTCAATTCTCAATTACGGAATCGATAATTTTATAACAGACGCCGGAAATACGGGCATCTCTGGAGTAATAATCCCAGATTTGCCTTTTGACGAAGAAGAAGAATTTTACGCAAAAATAAAAGAAAACGGTATCGATCCTATTTTATTGGTTGCTCCAAACACCTCAGAAGAACGATTAAAAGAAATTTCTAAGGTATGCTCTGGATTTTTGTACTGTGTATCAATTATGGGAGTAACAGGTGATAGCCAGGCACCTATAGAACATTTGAAAGAGTACTCACAAAGAGTGAGAAAGTATATTGATCTTCCTTTAGCTATCGGTTTTGGGATAGATAGCCCGGAAAAAGTAAAAAATATTATCGATTATTTCGATGGAATAATAGTCGGAAGTGCCCTTGTAAAAATAATCGATGAAAACAGCGACGATAAGGCGAAAATGCTTAAAGAAATAAAAAGTTTCATAAAAAGTTTAAAAATTTGGTAA
- a CDS encoding phosphoribosylanthranilate isomerase, translated as MIRIKVCGITNVEDAINISEAGVDALGFILAESPRKIELPKVVEISKKLPPFVSRVAVVANPTIEEIEKIERSKVFDYVQFHGSEVVNLIKKCKLKTIKAIKIENESSLEEMSKYSNFVDYFLFDTRIGQKIGGTGQTFDWEILKKVDIKKPFILAGGLGLENVVEAIKIIKPNAVDLNSKVELFPGKKDIRIIKETIDKIKNLEING; from the coding sequence GTGATTAGGATAAAAGTTTGTGGAATCACTAACGTTGAAGACGCCATTAACATATCCGAAGCGGGGGTAGATGCTTTAGGTTTCATTTTAGCTGAAAGTCCAAGAAAAATTGAATTACCGAAGGTTGTTGAAATATCAAAAAAGTTACCTCCATTTGTAAGTAGGGTAGCTGTTGTAGCTAATCCAACTATAGAAGAAATAGAAAAAATTGAGAGAAGTAAAGTATTTGATTACGTTCAATTCCACGGTTCAGAAGTCGTAAATCTAATTAAAAAATGCAAGTTAAAAACGATAAAAGCTATAAAAATTGAAAATGAAAGCTCGTTGGAAGAGATGTCCAAGTACAGTAATTTTGTGGATTACTTCTTATTCGATACAAGAATTGGTCAAAAGATAGGAGGAACAGGACAAACTTTCGATTGGGAGATTTTAAAAAAGGTAGACATAAAAAAACCATTCATCTTAGCAGGTGGTTTAGGTCTAGAAAATGTAGTTGAAGCTATAAAAATAATCAAACCTAATGCTGTTGATCTAAACAGTAAAGTCGAATTGTTTCCAGGTAAAAAAGATATTAGGATAATTAAAGAAACTATCGATAAAATAAAAAATTTAGAAATAAATGGATAA
- the trpB gene encoding tryptophan synthase subunit beta, with amino-acid sequence MKKAYFGQYGGRYVPETLIPALEELEEAYEKYSKDPDFIDEYQGLLKDYCGRPTPLYFAERFTEYLKGPKIYLKREDLNHTGAHKINNALGQVLLAKRMNKKRIIAETGAGQHGVATATAAARFGLECIVYMGAEDIRRQALNVYKMRMLGAKVVPVYSGSQTLKEAINEAIRDWVTNVENTHYVIGSVVGPHPYPKIVRDFQRIIGDEAKIQILEKEGRLPDYIVACVGGGSNAMGIFYPFIEDKDVELIGVEAAGKGLETGQHAASLTTGKVGVLHGSKSYVLQDEDGQIQLAYSISAGLDYPGVGPEHSYLHDEKRAQYVSITDEEALKGFELLTKLEGIIPAFESSHAIAYAMKISPSLDKDKIMLINLSGRGDKDVDSYRELNREVIE; translated from the coding sequence ATGAAAAAGGCTTATTTTGGTCAGTATGGTGGTAGATATGTTCCAGAGACATTGATTCCAGCTCTTGAGGAATTGGAAGAAGCTTATGAAAAATATTCAAAAGATCCTGATTTCATCGACGAATACCAAGGTTTGTTAAAAGATTACTGTGGAAGGCCTACCCCTTTATATTTCGCCGAAAGATTCACCGAATACCTTAAAGGTCCAAAGATATATCTAAAAAGAGAAGATTTAAACCATACTGGGGCGCACAAAATAAATAACGCCTTGGGACAAGTGTTACTCGCAAAAAGAATGAATAAAAAAAGAATAATCGCAGAGACCGGTGCAGGCCAACACGGTGTGGCAACTGCAACCGCCGCTGCAAGATTTGGTTTGGAATGTATAGTCTACATGGGAGCAGAAGATATCAGAAGACAAGCTCTCAACGTATACAAAATGAGGATGCTGGGAGCAAAAGTGGTGCCTGTATACAGTGGTAGCCAAACTTTAAAGGAAGCAATAAATGAAGCTATTAGAGACTGGGTTACAAACGTTGAAAATACCCATTACGTTATAGGCTCAGTAGTAGGACCACATCCATATCCTAAAATAGTTAGAGATTTCCAAAGGATTATTGGTGATGAAGCTAAAATCCAGATTTTAGAAAAAGAAGGGAGGTTACCTGACTATATAGTTGCATGTGTTGGTGGAGGTAGTAACGCCATGGGGATATTCTACCCATTCATAGAAGATAAAGATGTTGAATTGATAGGAGTAGAAGCTGCAGGAAAGGGATTAGAGACTGGCCAACACGCCGCTTCTCTGACTACGGGAAAAGTAGGCGTGCTTCACGGGAGTAAATCTTACGTTTTACAAGATGAAGACGGACAAATTCAACTGGCATATTCTATCTCTGCAGGTTTAGATTATCCTGGTGTGGGGCCTGAACATAGTTACCTACATGATGAAAAAAGAGCACAGTATGTATCCATAACAGATGAAGAAGCGTTGAAAGGTTTCGAACTCTTAACGAAATTGGAGGGAATTATCCCGGCATTTGAAAGTTCTCATGCAATCGCTTATGCTATGAAAATTTCACCCTCACTCGATAAAGATAAAATCATGTTGATAAATCTCTCTGGGAGAGGAGACAAGGATGTCGATTCTTATAGAGAGCTTAATAGGGAGGTAATAGAATGA
- a CDS encoding acylphosphatase — translation MICKRWILYGRVQGVGLRHFLRVNGLRLQLEGYVRNLPDGSVEVVVQGEEEKILKLKKIILQGNGFSRLEDIQEDDFPIGNYGSFHIEY, via the coding sequence ATGATTTGCAAAAGATGGATATTGTATGGAAGGGTTCAAGGTGTCGGTTTAAGACATTTTTTAAGAGTGAATGGGTTAAGGCTTCAACTTGAAGGGTACGTTAGAAATTTACCCGATGGTTCGGTTGAGGTGGTTGTCCAAGGAGAAGAAGAAAAAATATTGAAACTTAAGAAAATCATCTTACAAGGAAATGGATTCAGTAGGTTAGAAGATATTCAAGAAGATGATTTCCCTATAGGCAATTATGGAAGTTTCCATATAGAGTATTGA
- a CDS encoding zinc metallopeptidase, whose protein sequence is MFYSTMLLLIPPLILAIWAQSRVSSTFNKYSRVKSSVGEPGYMFARRLLDSVGLYDVKIERVRGTLSDHYDPTKKVLRLSDSTYNSSSIAALGVVAHEAGHAIQHAKGYKPLVLRNLAVPLAGFGSNMAWIIFFVGLIFSAPFLLNAGIFLFLFVVLFSVITLPVEFNASSRALKLLPVMGMSKEEVVGAKKVLSAAALTYVAAALMAIAQLLRMLVLAGSRN, encoded by the coding sequence GTGTTTTATTCTACAATGTTGTTGTTGATCCCACCATTGATCTTGGCTATTTGGGCTCAAAGTAGAGTTAGCAGTACTTTCAACAAATACTCTCGAGTCAAATCATCTGTTGGAGAACCAGGTTATATGTTTGCCAGAAGATTACTTGATTCTGTTGGGTTGTATGATGTTAAAATCGAAAGAGTAAGAGGCACTTTGAGTGATCATTATGACCCTACCAAAAAAGTATTGAGACTTTCTGACTCCACTTATAACAGTTCGTCTATAGCTGCTTTGGGTGTGGTAGCTCACGAAGCAGGTCATGCCATACAGCATGCTAAAGGCTATAAACCTTTAGTTCTAAGGAATCTGGCTGTTCCGTTGGCAGGTTTTGGTTCCAACATGGCATGGATTATTTTCTTTGTTGGACTTATTTTTTCTGCCCCTTTCTTACTGAATGCTGGCATTTTTCTCTTTCTTTTCGTGGTTTTGTTTTCAGTTATAACGTTGCCGGTTGAGTTCAATGCCAGTAGTAGAGCTTTGAAACTTTTACCCGTTATGGGAATGTCTAAAGAAGAAGTAGTAGGTGCAAAAAAGGTCTTATCAGCCGCTGCATTGACCTATGTAGCAGCTGCGTTGATGGCCATCGCTCAACTTTTGAGAATGCTAGTGTTAGCTGGTTCAAGAAATTAA
- the trpC gene encoding indole-3-glycerol phosphate synthase TrpC: MYLEKIVETKKEEVANLKEKKISLKDSFKKGKLTLIAEIKKASPSKGIISTNFDPQRQLKLYIKAGADAISILTDEKYFQGSTEILKELRGKTNLPILRKDFIIDPVQIYQSLFLGANVILLIASILSKKEISDFLKISKDIGLEAIVEVHNQQELIKILDTETEILGINNRDLKDFSVNLRNTEKLLEELEKIDKRKDLYVISESGIKEKSDVDYLRSLGVDGVLIGEALMKENDPISKIGKLFPEKRGNLQ; encoded by the coding sequence ATGTACTTAGAAAAAATAGTTGAAACAAAAAAGGAAGAAGTAGCAAATCTAAAAGAAAAGAAAATATCCTTAAAAGACTCCTTCAAAAAAGGTAAATTAACTCTAATAGCCGAAATCAAAAAGGCTTCTCCAAGCAAAGGGATTATTTCAACTAATTTTGATCCGCAAAGGCAATTAAAGTTATATATAAAAGCAGGAGCAGATGCTATTTCTATCCTAACTGACGAAAAATACTTTCAAGGTAGTACGGAAATTTTAAAAGAATTAAGAGGCAAAACAAATCTGCCCATTTTAAGAAAAGATTTCATAATCGATCCTGTACAGATTTACCAGTCATTATTTCTAGGAGCCAACGTTATTTTACTCATAGCTTCAATACTATCAAAAAAAGAGATTTCAGATTTTCTTAAGATATCAAAAGATATAGGTTTAGAGGCTATAGTCGAAGTTCATAACCAACAAGAGTTAATAAAGATTTTAGATACCGAAACTGAAATATTGGGAATAAACAACAGGGATTTGAAAGATTTCTCTGTTAACCTACGAAACACGGAAAAATTACTTGAAGAACTTGAAAAAATAGATAAACGAAAAGATCTTTATGTTATTTCAGAAAGTGGAATTAAAGAGAAAAGTGATGTCGATTATCTTAGAAGTTTGGGAGTAGATGGAGTATTAATTGGAGAAGCTCTAATGAAAGAAAACGATCCTATCTCAAAGATTGGGAAATTATTTCCAGAAAAAAGGGGCAATTTACAGTGA
- the aroF gene encoding 3-deoxy-7-phosphoheptulonate synthase: MVIVMEEKATEEEVRKVIQKVEEVGFKAHPDKGENHTIVGVVGEGDREYILNNIETYSGVERVVEITQPFKLASRTFKPKDSIYDIGGIKIGGKNFLTIAGPCAVESKEQVLETARFLKEKGVKFLRGGAYKPRTSPYSFQGLKEEGLKILKEVREEIGLKIVTEVMDTREVELVSKYADVLQIGARNMQNFSLLKEVGKLNKPVLLKRGLSATYKEFLMAAEYIISEGNSRVILCERGIRTFMDETRNTLDISAIPVIKRYSHLPIIIDPSHASGDWRYVAPLSKAAVAAGADGLIIEVHPDPQNALSDGKQSLNFDQFSELMEQIKAILDIDSKILA, encoded by the coding sequence GTGGTGATCGTAATGGAAGAAAAAGCAACAGAAGAAGAAGTTAGAAAGGTTATTCAAAAGGTTGAAGAAGTAGGCTTTAAAGCTCATCCCGATAAAGGTGAAAATCACACGATTGTTGGAGTAGTAGGGGAAGGTGACAGGGAATACATTTTGAACAATATAGAAACTTACTCCGGTGTTGAAAGGGTTGTAGAGATCACTCAGCCTTTCAAATTAGCGAGTAGAACATTCAAACCTAAAGATTCAATCTATGACATAGGAGGAATAAAAATAGGAGGGAAAAATTTTTTAACAATTGCGGGACCTTGTGCAGTTGAAAGTAAAGAACAGGTTTTAGAAACAGCTCGATTCTTAAAAGAGAAAGGGGTTAAATTCCTAAGAGGGGGAGCCTATAAACCAAGAACTTCTCCATATTCTTTCCAAGGCTTAAAAGAAGAGGGTTTGAAAATTCTCAAAGAAGTAAGAGAAGAAATTGGTTTAAAGATAGTTACAGAAGTTATGGACACCAGAGAGGTAGAGTTAGTTTCAAAATATGCCGATGTTTTACAGATAGGAGCCAGAAACATGCAAAATTTTTCGCTCTTGAAAGAAGTAGGTAAACTCAATAAACCGGTTTTACTCAAAAGAGGGTTATCTGCTACATACAAAGAATTTTTAATGGCAGCTGAATATATCATTTCTGAGGGCAACAGCCGAGTTATATTGTGTGAAAGAGGAATTAGAACGTTTATGGATGAAACAAGAAATACCTTGGACATCAGTGCAATACCTGTAATCAAAAGATACAGCCATTTACCTATTATAATTGATCCCAGTCACGCTAGTGGAGATTGGAGATACGTCGCTCCCCTATCAAAAGCTGCTGTAGCCGCCGGTGCAGACGGATTAATAATAGAAGTGCATCCAGATCCTCAAAACGCCCTTTCTGATGGTAAACAATCTCTGAATTTTGATCAATTCAGTGAATTAATGGAACAAATAAAAGCCATATTAGACATAGATAGTAAAATCTTAGCTTAG
- a CDS encoding LysO family transporter, producing the protein MMVGILIAFSIGLFLGLKGWLKWLKKIKPVLWSTVLLLFFMGYEIGNDNSLISQIKEIGLTALYIAVFSIIGSILFTSIYEKFFKKEKSK; encoded by the coding sequence ATGATGGTTGGAATACTTATAGCTTTTTCAATCGGTCTTTTCTTAGGATTAAAAGGATGGCTAAAATGGTTGAAAAAAATTAAACCTGTCTTATGGTCGACGGTTCTGTTGCTCTTTTTTATGGGTTATGAAATTGGTAATGATAATTCATTGATTTCTCAAATTAAAGAAATTGGATTAACCGCTTTATACATAGCGGTTTTTTCAATAATAGGAAGCATTCTTTTCACTTCTATTTACGAAAAGTTTTTTAAAAAGGAGAAATCTAAATGA
- a CDS encoding anthranilate synthase component I family protein, whose product MFTKKSVINQSILPIIEKIDIENTDPTVIYKKLALKNQYSFILENLLINEKKYSLIGITPLKVVKLNYITKKKTILNLIERGKNFLDENTEYISFLKEQLESIQYESIPNIPDFFASFVGYFGYEIISIWEDIYHNEIDRDLKHGELPLSILVFPRISLILDQSEEVGYLVNVVDSKSEEGIETRISSAKNENKQILKDLEKTFTQKEIERNANQIRLKIKNRTSKEEFIKKVEKTKNYINAGEAFQVVLSQRFSCKIKQHPFEIYENLRKINPSPYMFYLNFPEVTILGSSPEMLVKVEGERVITRPLAGTRKRGETTQVDESIEKELLDDDKERAEHIMLVDLARNDLGRVCKEGSVKVTKFFGIEKYSHVMHIYSQVEGLKKDYLNSLDVLKSLFPAGTVSGAPKIRAIEIIDELEDEPREIYAGVVGYIDTKGNLDTSIAIRTLVCKENEVRIQAGAGIVSYSIGENEYYETVNKAMAMFKSLEKGGC is encoded by the coding sequence ATGTTTACAAAAAAGTCTGTAATAAATCAATCAATTTTACCAATTATAGAAAAAATAGACATTGAAAATACTGATCCAACGGTAATTTATAAAAAACTCGCTCTAAAAAATCAATATTCTTTTATATTAGAAAATCTTTTGATCAACGAAAAAAAGTATTCCTTAATAGGAATCACTCCATTAAAAGTCGTGAAATTAAATTATATAACCAAGAAGAAAACTATACTTAATTTAATTGAGAGAGGAAAAAATTTTCTTGATGAAAATACTGAATACATATCTTTTTTAAAGGAACAGTTAGAAAGTATTCAGTATGAAAGTATTCCAAACATTCCAGATTTTTTTGCAAGTTTTGTGGGGTACTTCGGTTATGAGATTATTTCAATTTGGGAAGATATATACCATAATGAAATCGATAGAGACCTTAAACATGGAGAATTACCTCTATCTATCTTAGTGTTTCCAAGAATCTCTTTGATATTAGATCAAAGTGAAGAAGTAGGATATTTGGTGAATGTTGTCGATAGCAAATCAGAAGAAGGCATAGAAACTAGAATTTCTTCAGCTAAAAATGAAAATAAGCAGATATTAAAAGATTTAGAAAAGACTTTTACTCAAAAGGAAATCGAAAGAAATGCAAATCAAATTAGATTAAAGATCAAAAACCGCACAAGTAAAGAAGAATTCATTAAAAAAGTAGAAAAAACAAAGAATTACATAAATGCTGGCGAGGCCTTTCAGGTTGTCTTATCTCAGAGGTTTTCTTGCAAAATTAAACAGCATCCTTTTGAAATATACGAAAATTTAAGAAAGATAAACCCTTCTCCTTATATGTTTTATCTTAATTTTCCGGAGGTAACCATACTAGGTTCATCTCCAGAAATGCTTGTAAAAGTTGAAGGGGAAAGAGTAATCACTAGACCCCTTGCTGGTACAAGAAAGAGAGGGGAAACTACTCAAGTAGATGAAAGTATAGAAAAAGAACTTTTAGATGATGATAAAGAAAGGGCAGAACACATAATGTTGGTTGATCTTGCAAGGAACGATTTAGGCAGGGTATGTAAAGAAGGAAGTGTTAAGGTTACAAAATTTTTTGGAATAGAAAAATACTCACATGTGATGCACATCTATTCTCAAGTTGAAGGTTTAAAAAAGGATTATTTAAACTCACTTGACGTATTAAAATCTTTGTTCCCAGCCGGGACTGTATCAGGAGCTCCAAAGATTAGGGCAATTGAAATAATTGATGAATTGGAAGACGAACCAAGAGAAATCTATGCCGGTGTAGTTGGATACATCGATACAAAAGGAAATTTAGATACAAGTATTGCAATCAGAACCCTGGTATGCAAAGAGAATGAAGTTAGGATACAAGCTGGTGCTGGGATAGTGTCTTATTCCATTGGTGAAAATGAGTATTATGAAACAGTTAACAAAGCAATGGCGATGTTCAAGTCTTTAGAAAAGGGGGGTTGTTGA
- a CDS encoding lysine exporter LysO family protein, which produces MILLLSAVVAGIISGIYFNIHIPNNLTTILLMFLVFSVGVDIGSEEKILSKLKINMKNILFQSILTILGSLAFGALAIFFTDLNLKESLGASAGFGWYSLSGVMISNLYSPVLGAISFTANVIREILAIVLIPLVAKWSPLGAVSIGGATSMDTMLGVISKSTDKETTLIAFGQGVILSLSVPILITLIF; this is translated from the coding sequence ATGATATTGCTTTTATCTGCAGTTGTTGCCGGAATAATATCTGGTATCTATTTTAACATTCATATCCCAAATAATTTAACAACTATTTTATTAATGTTTTTAGTCTTTAGTGTTGGAGTTGATATAGGAAGTGAAGAAAAGATTCTCTCAAAATTAAAAATCAACATGAAAAATATACTCTTCCAATCAATTTTAACTATATTAGGAAGTCTCGCTTTTGGAGCCTTAGCAATATTCTTTACGGACTTGAATTTAAAAGAATCATTAGGCGCTTCTGCAGGATTCGGTTGGTACTCTCTTTCAGGGGTAATGATAAGCAATCTCTATTCTCCTGTTTTGGGAGCAATATCTTTTACTGCAAATGTAATTAGAGAAATTTTAGCGATAGTTTTAATCCCTTTAGTTGCTAAATGGTCTCCTTTAGGAGCGGTCTCAATTGGAGGAGCTACTTCAATGGACACCATGCTTGGAGTAATATCAAAAAGTACCGATAAAGAAACCACTCTAATTGCCTTTGGACAAGGAGTAATTCTTTCTCTTTCAGTTCCTATCCTCATAACATTGATTTTTTAA